In Dromiciops gliroides isolate mDroGli1 chromosome 4, mDroGli1.pri, whole genome shotgun sequence, one DNA window encodes the following:
- the LOC122754686 gene encoding 60S acidic ribosomal protein P1-like, giving the protein MGVLVILAIRLAEKDLGSWDGACNLDQGVDAAGVNVETVLGWIICKALNNVNVASLICNVGVGGPAPAAIGAAPAGDAAPASTAAPAEEKKKEEAKKEVSEESDGDMGFGLFD; this is encoded by the exons ATGGGGGTCTTAGTGATCTTAGCTATCAGGCTTGCTGAGAAAGATCTTGGATCTTGGGATGGGGCATGCAACTTGGACCAGGGGGTTGATG CAGCAGGTGTAAATGTTGAAACCGTTCTGGGCTGGATTATTTGCAAGGCCCTGAACAATGTAAACGTTGCAAGTCTCATCTGCAATGTAGGAGTTGGTGGACCTGCCCCGGCAGCTATTGGTGCTGCCCCTGCTGGAGATGCTGCTCCTGCTAGCACAGCTGCCCCagctgaggagaagaagaaagaggaagcaaaaaaagaagtGTCCGAGGAGTCTGATGGTGACATGGGCTTTGGTCTGTTtgactaa